One region of Arcobacter sp. CECT 8983 genomic DNA includes:
- a CDS encoding LTA synthase family protein yields the protein MNQIVMSNVLNTFKKLVLSNLLFLFLMSLFRVVFFNYYSPLDSFNGFYLDILNTFILGLRIDLTVIGYIQAIPTILLIILYYIKKEKLLYYFEKILIYYLFICFFIVSLFLCADFGFYSYFKEHINILFFGLLDDDTKALMITFWQNYNVILILTIFVFYLAILFFCIKKIFTIENKNYNSFLGLKVSALIFLIIFILNFLAIRGTLGMYPLGKMIPNISTNEFINKVSHNGFRAFTNALSAREKYLKKKYDLLKVTGYKGNIEKAFEVYKGNNEINRNDLLKNITYKTNKIDDKEYNVVVIMVESFGMPILKYQSKNFNILGELEKHFKEDTLLTNFISAGNGTISSLQALLLNIPHRPGSFAFSQSIYKQTQFTYSPAFLYKNQGYETSFIYGGDLSWRSLGQFIKHQGYNNVEGKINIFNNLENINKDKDEYFHPWGIFDEYLYSHILKKLEKSDKKQFIVALSTNNHPPYNIPNDYESKSLIFNDELKKHITGDFDLAKQRFKSYAYAVDQVGVFLNKFKKSKFKDNTIIVITADNNTIDGIMKYDENEILNSRNIPLYFYLPKKLKNKLNIDTKVAGSHKDIFPTLYNLTLNNQDHISIGKDLFDSTLTHYGFNGALVVNSNKEAKKFKSLSIKNEPSLEYYKACLAISEYLVKYEYEKSKENK from the coding sequence ATGAATCAAATAGTTATGTCAAATGTACTAAATACATTTAAAAAACTTGTTCTATCAAATTTATTATTTTTATTTTTAATGTCACTTTTTAGAGTAGTGTTTTTTAATTATTATTCACCATTAGATAGTTTTAATGGATTTTATTTAGATATTTTAAATACTTTTATTTTAGGTTTACGAATTGATTTGACTGTGATTGGATATATTCAAGCTATTCCAACAATATTATTAATAATTTTGTATTATATAAAAAAAGAAAAACTATTATACTATTTTGAAAAAATTTTAATTTATTATCTTTTTATTTGTTTTTTTATAGTGAGTCTTTTTTTATGCGCTGATTTTGGTTTTTATTCATATTTTAAAGAACATATAAATATTTTATTTTTTGGGCTTTTAGATGATGATACAAAAGCTTTAATGATAACATTTTGGCAAAATTATAATGTGATACTTATTTTAACTATTTTCGTTTTTTACCTAGCCATTTTATTCTTTTGTATTAAGAAAATATTTACAATTGAAAATAAAAATTATAATTCTTTTTTAGGATTAAAAGTATCAGCATTAATTTTCTTAATTATATTTATATTAAATTTTTTAGCTATAAGAGGAACATTAGGAATGTATCCTTTGGGAAAAATGATTCCTAACATTTCTACAAATGAGTTTATAAATAAAGTTTCACATAATGGTTTTAGGGCTTTTACAAATGCATTAAGTGCAAGAGAAAAATACTTAAAAAAGAAATATGATTTACTAAAAGTAACTGGATACAAAGGAAACATAGAAAAAGCTTTTGAAGTTTATAAGGGTAATAATGAAATCAATAGAAATGATTTATTAAAAAATATTACATACAAAACTAATAAAATCGATGATAAAGAATACAATGTAGTTGTAATTATGGTAGAGAGCTTTGGAATGCCAATTTTAAAATATCAAAGTAAGAATTTTAATATATTAGGAGAATTAGAAAAACATTTTAAAGAAGACACTCTTCTAACAAATTTTATTTCAGCTGGAAATGGTACTATATCAAGTCTGCAAGCACTTCTTTTAAATATACCTCATAGACCTGGTTCTTTTGCTTTTTCTCAATCAATTTATAAACAAACTCAGTTTACATATTCTCCTGCTTTTCTTTATAAAAATCAAGGTTATGAAACTAGTTTTATATATGGTGGCGATTTAAGTTGGAGAAGTTTAGGGCAATTTATTAAACATCAAGGTTATAATAATGTTGAAGGTAAGATAAATATCTTTAATAATTTAGAAAATATTAATAAAGATAAAGATGAATATTTTCATCCTTGGGGAATATTTGATGAATATTTATATTCACATATTCTAAAAAAACTTGAAAAAAGTGATAAAAAACAGTTTATAGTAGCACTTAGTACAAATAATCACCCTCCATATAATATTCCTAATGACTATGAGTCTAAAAGTTTAATTTTTAATGATGAGCTAAAGAAACATATAACAGGTGATTTTGATTTAGCAAAGCAAAGATTTAAGTCATATGCTTATGCTGTTGACCAAGTAGGAGTATTTCTTAATAAATTTAAAAAATCTAAATTTAAAGATAATACTATAATTGTAATTACTGCTGACAATAATACTATTGATGGAATAATGAAATACGATGAAAATGAAATTCTAAATTCTCGAAATATACCTTTATATTTTTACTTACCAAAGAAGTTGAAAAATAAATTAAATATTGATACAAAAGTTGCTGGTTCACATAAAGATATTTTTCCTACACTTTATAATTTAACTTTAAATAATCAAGATCATATATCTATAGGAAAAGACCTTTTTGATTCTACTTTAACTCATTATGGTTTTAATGGAGCATTAGTTGTAAATTCTAATAAAGAAGCAAAGAAATTTAAAAGTTTAAGTATAAAAAATGAACCTAGTTTAGAATATTATAAAGCATGCTTAGCAATATCTGAATATTTGGTTAAATACGAATATGAAAAAAGTAAGGAAAATAAATGA
- a CDS encoding glycosyltransferase, with protein sequence MRIAVIVRSLKYGGMERAACNQADAFYLSGHEADLIYFSNKQKQIEPRQKDVNVIQIDLNKKMRTSIAGQTWDLFSRFINVFFRKSYPLLKGFYTSKIFKKEFAKLEKEKKYDLILVRGQGTFEQIWQYKNKRTVRICVNVSKKTKSSFLDKIMSKCYYENVRVNCNSDGSKDFYVEKFKRENITPLSLDSIKNPFFTDKVLSLSKEKNNKIPKEPYILGLGRLVKTKNFELLIDSYFEMKNKFNIPHKLVIVGDGDDKEFLEEKCKTLDIEKDVIFAGYENNPYPWIKNSEIIAFTSKKEGLSNVLIEAMCCKTRILITKSPGGMLEMMQGKLAENIAENDKTDIANKMKKILDYEKEFYFDDYEKALSLFEPSQIVNKWLDMYIKKDK encoded by the coding sequence ATGAGAATAGCAGTTATTGTAAGAAGCCTTAAATATGGTGGGATGGAAAGAGCAGCCTGTAATCAAGCTGATGCTTTTTATTTATCAGGACATGAAGCTGATTTAATTTATTTTTCAAATAAACAAAAGCAAATTGAACCTCGCCAAAAAGATGTAAATGTTATACAGATTGATTTAAATAAGAAGATGAGAACTTCAATTGCTGGTCAAACTTGGGATTTATTTTCTCGATTTATAAATGTATTTTTTAGAAAGTCTTATCCTTTATTAAAAGGTTTTTATACAAGCAAAATATTTAAAAAAGAGTTTGCAAAATTAGAAAAAGAGAAAAAATATGATTTGATTCTAGTAAGAGGACAAGGTACTTTTGAACAAATTTGGCAATATAAAAATAAAAGAACAGTAAGAATTTGTGTAAATGTATCAAAAAAAACAAAATCTTCTTTTTTAGATAAAATAATGAGTAAGTGCTATTATGAGAATGTAAGAGTAAATTGTAACTCAGATGGTTCAAAAGATTTTTATGTAGAAAAATTTAAAAGAGAAAACATTACTCCTTTATCTTTAGACTCAATTAAAAATCCTTTTTTTACAGATAAGGTTTTATCATTGTCAAAAGAAAAAAATAACAAAATCCCAAAAGAACCTTATATTTTAGGTTTAGGAAGACTTGTAAAAACAAAAAACTTTGAATTATTGATTGATAGTTATTTTGAAATGAAAAACAAGTTTAATATTCCTCATAAGTTGGTTATTGTTGGAGATGGTGATGATAAGGAGTTTTTGGAAGAAAAATGCAAGACATTAGATATTGAAAAAGATGTTATATTTGCAGGATATGAAAATAATCCTTACCCATGGATAAAAAACTCAGAAATAATTGCATTTACTTCAAAAAAAGAGGGGCTTTCAAATGTATTAATTGAAGCTATGTGTTGTAAAACAAGAATCTTAATAACTAAATCACCAGGTGGTATGTTAGAAATGATGCAAGGAAAACTGGCAGAAAATATTGCAGAAAATGATAAAACTGATATTGCAAATAAAATGAAAAAAATTTTAGATTATGAAAAAGAGTTTTATTTTGATGATTATGAAAAAGCACTTTCATTATTTGAACCTTCTCAAATAGTTAATAAGTGGTTAGATATGTATATAAAAAAGGATAAGTGA